In Leptospira stimsonii, a single window of DNA contains:
- a CDS encoding 4-(cytidine 5'-diphospho)-2-C-methyl-D-erythritol kinase: MLSPAKINLGLEIPYKRPDGFHEIRSVFLRISWGDDIEIEPAGNGVFELISRNEIILEKRKLYDQVSELGDYKKNILYKTFQKARSLFPELPGVKIHITKRISPAGGLGGGSTNAASLLSFLFSWRSFFTTDEMKNLAAEIGSDVPFFLGEGNAYVTGRGENSQEIEVHSGQGILALTPQVMNTAEMYSLLKKPLQEGPSQKNGNTLSENLVSVLKNGDWSALQGRLLNDFEPVAFQLHPELGVLKDRFLEFGSSYCSLTGSGSSLYGLVQGLEIQEELLHRLRQEFPNLTFVRFNF; this comes from the coding sequence TTGCTTTCTCCCGCTAAGATCAATCTCGGTTTAGAAATTCCTTATAAGCGTCCGGATGGATTTCACGAGATTCGAAGCGTCTTTTTAAGAATTTCTTGGGGAGACGATATCGAAATCGAACCCGCAGGCAACGGCGTTTTCGAACTCATTTCGAGAAACGAAATTATATTAGAAAAACGTAAACTTTATGATCAGGTTTCCGAACTCGGAGATTATAAAAAGAATATTCTCTACAAGACCTTTCAAAAGGCACGATCTCTTTTCCCCGAACTCCCAGGAGTGAAAATTCATATCACAAAAAGAATCTCTCCCGCAGGTGGCTTGGGCGGCGGAAGTACGAACGCCGCTTCTCTTCTTTCGTTTCTCTTTTCTTGGCGTTCTTTTTTTACAACGGATGAAATGAAAAATCTCGCCGCCGAAATCGGATCCGATGTTCCTTTCTTTTTAGGAGAAGGAAACGCCTACGTTACGGGAAGAGGTGAGAATTCTCAAGAAATCGAAGTCCATTCTGGACAAGGAATTCTCGCGTTGACTCCGCAAGTCATGAATACGGCGGAAATGTACTCCTTATTGAAAAAACCTTTACAAGAGGGGCCCTCTCAGAAAAATGGGAATACGCTGTCGGAAAATCTGGTTTCTGTCTTAAAAAACGGGGATTGGAGCGCTCTGCAGGGTAGGCTCTTGAATGATTTTGAGCCGGTTGCCTTCCAACTTCATCCGGAATTGGGAGTTCTAAAGGACAGATTCCTGGAGTTTGGATCCAGTTATTGTTCTCTAACCGGTTCAGGTTCGAGTTTGTACGGGCTGGTCCAGGGCCTTGAGATCCAGGAAGAACTGTTGCATAGGCTGAGACAGGAATTCCCAAATCTCACATTCGTACGATTCAATTTTTAG
- a CDS encoding LIC10421/LIC12816 family protein, protein MTTHKLISVVSLLGLLATSSAFAVSDEVEDQLLEKAIVESAVTKEQKTAVGNYLKAVAQQKATRAEELRELARRSTGGKFLASNAQSQKYLKQAQALEREAQRYQSVLGSL, encoded by the coding sequence ATGACAACACACAAACTGATTTCTGTAGTTTCCCTTCTCGGCCTTTTGGCAACCAGTTCCGCTTTTGCGGTTTCCGATGAAGTTGAAGATCAACTTCTTGAAAAAGCGATCGTAGAAAGTGCAGTTACAAAAGAACAAAAAACTGCGGTAGGAAATTATTTGAAAGCCGTTGCTCAACAAAAAGCGACCAGAGCGGAAGAACTTCGTGAACTTGCAAGAAGATCTACCGGTGGAAAATTTCTCGCAAGCAACGCTCAGTCTCAAAAATATTTAAAACAAGCGCAAGCATTGGAAAGAGAAGCTCAAAGATATCAATCCGTTCTTGGAAGTCTTTAA
- a CDS encoding ribose-phosphate diphosphokinase, which produces MNGDIAVFAGSSNKQIAEEICAHLKIQPGKINLKKFSDGEISVKIEDNVRGREVFVVQSTSAPANDHLMELILIMDALRRASVSSISVVIPYYGYGRQDRKVEPRVPISARVVADLLEVVGPNRILTMDLHADQIQGFFRVPVDNLHFAPVLAEYINTKKIEDLVIVSPDSGGAERARAFGKKVNGSLAIIDKRRPKANESEVMNVIGEIEGKNCILLDDMIDTAGTICKAAEALLKHGAKSVYCAATHGVLSGEAVNRINATNFTEVVLANTIAIPESKKINKLKSLSVAPLLANAIQRIHTNQSVSTLFD; this is translated from the coding sequence ATGAATGGAGATATCGCCGTATTTGCGGGAAGTTCCAATAAACAGATCGCCGAAGAAATCTGCGCGCATCTCAAGATTCAACCTGGTAAGATCAATCTTAAGAAATTCTCCGATGGAGAAATTTCGGTTAAGATCGAAGACAACGTTCGAGGAAGAGAAGTTTTCGTCGTTCAGTCCACTTCTGCGCCGGCTAACGATCATTTGATGGAATTGATTCTTATCATGGACGCTCTTCGCCGAGCATCCGTTTCGAGCATCAGCGTTGTGATTCCTTATTACGGTTACGGTCGTCAGGATCGGAAAGTAGAACCGAGAGTTCCGATCTCGGCGAGGGTCGTCGCGGATCTTTTGGAAGTCGTCGGACCGAACCGGATTCTTACCATGGATCTTCACGCGGATCAAATACAGGGATTTTTTAGAGTTCCCGTGGACAATCTCCACTTTGCTCCCGTTTTAGCGGAATACATCAACACAAAGAAGATCGAAGACTTGGTCATCGTGTCTCCGGATTCTGGCGGGGCGGAACGCGCTCGCGCTTTCGGTAAAAAAGTCAACGGGTCGCTTGCGATCATCGATAAAAGAAGACCGAAGGCGAACGAATCCGAAGTGATGAACGTAATCGGCGAGATCGAAGGGAAAAATTGTATTCTTCTCGACGACATGATCGATACCGCGGGAACGATCTGCAAGGCCGCGGAAGCGCTTCTCAAACACGGAGCAAAATCCGTTTATTGCGCGGCGACTCACGGAGTTCTTTCCGGCGAAGCCGTGAATCGAATCAACGCAACGAACTTCACTGAAGTCGTTCTTGCGAACACGATCGCGATTCCGGAATCCAAAAAGATCAACAAATTGAAATCATTGTCCGTAGCTCCTTTGCTCGCTAACGCGATTCAAAGGATTCACACAAATCAATCAGTCAGCACTTTATTCGATTAA
- a CDS encoding VOC family protein, which produces MKYLHTMIRVQDLEKALDFFCMTLGLVVSRKKEHPEGKYTLVFLSTGEPDAPEIELTYNWGQKEPYTSGRNFGHLAFEVDNIYDTCAKISARGIAINRPPRDGRMAFIRSPDLISIELLQKGHSLPPEEPWLSMPNTGEW; this is translated from the coding sequence ATGAAATATCTTCACACAATGATTCGAGTTCAAGACTTAGAAAAGGCTCTCGATTTTTTTTGTATGACCCTCGGACTCGTCGTCTCGCGTAAGAAAGAACATCCGGAAGGAAAATACACGCTCGTCTTCTTATCAACGGGAGAACCGGACGCACCGGAGATCGAGCTGACATACAATTGGGGACAGAAAGAACCTTACACGAGCGGTAGAAATTTCGGCCATCTCGCCTTCGAGGTGGATAATATCTATGATACCTGCGCGAAAATTTCCGCAAGAGGAATCGCCATCAATCGCCCACCGAGGGATGGAAGAATGGCTTTCATTCGATCTCCGGATTTGATTTCGATCGAACTCTTACAAAAAGGACACTCCCTTCCCCCTGAAGAGCCTTGGCTTTCTATGCCAAACACGGGAGAATGGTAG
- a CDS encoding acyl-CoA thioesterase, translated as MEETFRFESKIPVRFSDTDVNGHVNNQNYNSYCDEAKMKAFINSGIDMEKTKQSGIGPIVYKAEYEYLSDLKYPDTVIVKTKVEFIKRTRAIFHQQLIRESDGKIVSKVRSYGMWINFETKKPAFLPLEVLEKMGDLKFDSKHREATLV; from the coding sequence ATGGAAGAGACATTTCGATTTGAATCCAAGATTCCCGTCCGCTTTAGCGACACGGACGTCAACGGACATGTAAACAATCAAAATTATAATTCCTATTGCGACGAAGCAAAGATGAAGGCTTTTATCAATTCCGGAATCGATATGGAAAAAACCAAACAAAGTGGAATCGGTCCCATCGTCTATAAAGCGGAATACGAATATCTTTCCGATCTAAAATATCCCGACACTGTGATCGTAAAAACCAAAGTCGAATTTATTAAGAGAACCCGAGCGATCTTTCATCAACAATTGATTAGGGAATCCGACGGAAAAATCGTGAGCAAGGTTCGATCCTATGGAATGTGGATCAACTTCGAAACGAAAAAACCCGCATTCTTACCATTGGAAGTTTTAGAAAAAATGGGAGACTTAAAATTCGACTCGAAACATCGAGAAGCGACTTTGGTCTGA
- a CDS encoding EVE domain-containing protein, producing MNHWLFKTEPDVFSIDDLYNSPSHIAPWEGVRNYQARNFLRDSIKKGDLILFYHSRANPLSIVGIAEVAKQGYPDHFAFDPSHKYFDPKSKAENPTWYMVDVKFKKRFPEPVTMEEMKKHKQLKNMVLLQKGSRLSIQPVSPAEFQFILGLAGVKL from the coding sequence ATGAATCACTGGTTATTTAAAACAGAACCCGACGTTTTTTCAATCGATGACCTGTACAATTCTCCTTCCCATATCGCTCCTTGGGAAGGGGTAAGAAATTATCAGGCGCGCAATTTCTTGCGTGACAGTATAAAAAAAGGGGATCTCATTCTCTTTTACCATAGCCGGGCTAACCCCCTATCCATTGTCGGGATCGCCGAAGTTGCAAAACAAGGTTATCCGGATCATTTCGCATTTGATCCTTCTCACAAATACTTCGATCCGAAAAGTAAGGCTGAGAATCCGACTTGGTACATGGTAGATGTAAAATTTAAAAAAAGATTCCCTGAACCTGTCACGATGGAAGAAATGAAAAAGCACAAACAACTTAAAAATATGGTGCTTCTACAGAAAGGTTCTCGCCTTTCTATTCAGCCAGTTTCTCCCGCTGAGTTTCAGTTTATTCTGGGACTTGCGGGTGTGAAACTTTGA
- a CDS encoding DUF1564 domain-containing protein, with product MESIFLNSDERIESRLAERKEKVVTLLIPENYFDRLSSEEQRKLSKKLPYLLRRYAKLLSSRSRLNSKADSILYQNPGKMKKMNFRTNTGYWSLLGALAQAHGVSRCFLFNFLLSLEEAEVGDSIEDILNAGVPTFHDVYRYIWQLDLIQNTITRSLDFSPNPISPFFDMSFPWARSLILPK from the coding sequence ATGGAAAGTATATTTTTAAACTCTGATGAAAGAATAGAATCCCGGCTTGCCGAAAGAAAGGAAAAAGTCGTTACGCTTTTGATTCCTGAGAATTACTTTGATCGCCTTTCTTCTGAGGAGCAGAGGAAGCTTTCGAAAAAACTACCGTATCTTTTGAGACGGTATGCGAAACTATTGTCTTCTCGAAGTCGGCTGAATTCTAAAGCGGATTCTATTCTTTATCAGAATCCGGGAAAAATGAAAAAAATGAACTTTAGAACGAACACCGGTTATTGGTCGTTGTTGGGCGCCTTAGCCCAAGCACATGGTGTTTCTCGATGTTTTCTTTTTAATTTTCTATTGTCACTGGAAGAAGCTGAGGTTGGAGATTCTATCGAAGATATTTTAAATGCAGGAGTTCCTACCTTTCATGACGTTTACAGATATATCTGGCAACTAGATCTAATCCAAAACACCATTACTAGATCTTTAGATTTCTCTCCAAATCCGATAAGCCCCTTTTTTGACATGAGTTTTCCCTGGGCTCGTTCCTTAATTCTCCCTAAGTAG
- a CDS encoding MarR family winged helix-turn-helix transcriptional regulator, whose amino-acid sequence MKFSNEDLKVIGLSCLNVNLRRTTRLVTSFYDFILKPSGLRITQFTVLASIAYQEEPSITDLAKITDIDRTTLQRSLEILNRDGLIRIEKKETGNVRSVQLTKKGESKLSEGIDLWKQAQDSLMEDLGRTKFKDTLKILSEVRKLPVLKTALEE is encoded by the coding sequence GTGAAGTTTTCGAATGAGGATCTAAAAGTTATCGGCCTTTCCTGTCTGAATGTAAACCTGAGAAGAACGACTCGATTGGTAACCTCGTTTTACGATTTCATTCTTAAACCTTCCGGATTGAGAATCACACAGTTCACGGTTTTGGCGAGCATCGCCTATCAAGAAGAACCGAGCATCACCGATCTCGCGAAAATCACAGACATCGACAGGACAACTCTCCAGAGAAGTTTAGAAATTCTAAATCGAGACGGATTGATCCGAATCGAAAAAAAGGAAACCGGAAACGTTCGCTCCGTACAACTCACTAAAAAAGGAGAATCTAAACTTTCCGAAGGAATCGATCTCTGGAAACAAGCTCAAGATTCTCTCATGGAAGACCTTGGAAGAACGAAGTTCAAGGATACTCTCAAAATTCTATCGGAGGTAAGAAAACTTCCCGTTTTAAAAACGGCTTTGGAAGAATAA
- the pth gene encoding aminoacyl-tRNA hydrolase → MKLIVGLGNPGDRYNNNRSNIGFKILDVIANNINVEIKTKKKKSLIGRGDFEGEEVVLLKPQTFSDLSGESVLYIASFLKIQVGEILVIQEDWSLPLGRIVVDKGTQETDHPGVKSIIQSLRSPNFIRIRIGIWNDGFDLKVRDSFLKEDFEPMENLSLIQIINDAEAAIRSISLGDIDDVIEKYHL, encoded by the coding sequence ATGAAGCTGATCGTCGGACTCGGGAATCCAGGAGACAGATACAACAATAACCGCTCAAACATCGGTTTCAAGATTTTAGATGTTATCGCAAATAACATCAATGTTGAGATCAAGACCAAGAAGAAGAAATCTCTGATTGGTCGCGGTGATTTTGAGGGGGAAGAAGTTGTACTCTTAAAGCCGCAAACTTTCAGCGACCTTTCAGGAGAATCCGTTCTCTATATCGCTTCGTTTTTAAAGATACAAGTGGGAGAAATTCTTGTCATTCAAGAAGACTGGAGTCTCCCACTTGGAAGAATCGTCGTAGACAAGGGAACTCAGGAAACCGATCATCCTGGAGTCAAATCCATCATTCAATCGCTTCGTTCTCCGAATTTTATTCGAATTCGGATCGGAATTTGGAACGATGGATTCGATCTCAAAGTGAGAGATTCTTTTTTAAAGGAAGATTTCGAACCGATGGAAAACTTAAGCCTGATTCAGATCATCAACGACGCGGAAGCCGCAATTCGTTCGATTTCTCTCGGAGATATCGACGACGTGATCGAAAAATATCATCTTTGA
- a CDS encoding helix-turn-helix transcriptional regulator — protein MNPSTVRLNFKLNLIRHLRDGKRMTLEELSSITGVTNQKDLKEQLGELFFLGATPHVADLIQVDYDSETDTFGLILPFRFDSSLRLSIREWLALRKILEETSESNLDSNTSSIAKKILQKIISILPITGQDALASYKNTIQEAIQNGKTLILEYQSRSDEKPFQRKVDPWFLFHSLEDYLLGYCHARKAPRNFRLDHILSLIIGGESISQPAGQTKSKYIQEFEAFRKNQENSSGIAEIWHTKEVFYNLNRKLGLERSGETKVLGNVVYHLSKANIREESWFLETILPFGKNVILKSPSFLVKRAIGEIEFMLR, from the coding sequence ATGAATCCAAGTACGGTTCGTCTTAATTTTAAATTGAATCTCATTCGTCATCTCCGCGATGGAAAACGGATGACCCTGGAAGAACTTTCCAGCATAACCGGAGTTACCAATCAAAAAGATCTCAAGGAACAGTTAGGGGAATTATTTTTTCTTGGTGCGACTCCTCACGTCGCCGATCTGATCCAGGTTGATTACGATTCCGAAACCGATACGTTCGGATTGATTCTTCCTTTTCGTTTCGATTCTAGTTTAAGACTTAGTATTCGAGAATGGCTCGCTCTTCGAAAAATCTTAGAAGAAACTTCCGAATCGAATCTCGATTCAAATACGAGCTCCATCGCCAAAAAGATTCTCCAAAAAATCATATCGATTCTCCCGATCACGGGACAGGATGCTCTTGCTTCCTATAAGAATACGATTCAAGAAGCGATTCAAAACGGGAAAACATTGATCTTAGAATATCAATCTAGAAGCGATGAAAAGCCTTTTCAAAGAAAAGTTGATCCTTGGTTTCTCTTTCATTCCCTTGAAGATTATCTCCTGGGATATTGCCACGCAAGAAAAGCGCCTCGCAACTTCCGATTGGATCATATTCTTTCCTTAATAATCGGCGGGGAATCAATTTCCCAACCCGCTGGACAGACCAAATCAAAATATATCCAAGAGTTCGAAGCATTTCGTAAGAATCAGGAAAATTCCTCCGGAATCGCAGAGATCTGGCACACAAAGGAAGTTTTTTACAATCTTAATCGCAAGTTGGGTCTTGAAAGAAGCGGAGAAACCAAGGTTCTCGGCAATGTCGTTTATCATTTATCCAAGGCAAACATCCGGGAAGAGTCCTGGTTTTTAGAGACGATTCTCCCTTTCGGAAAAAATGTAATTCTCAAAAGTCCTTCCTTTCTTGTAAAAAGAGCGATCGGCGAAATTGAATTTATGCTACGTTAG
- a CDS encoding sugar phosphate nucleotidyltransferase produces MKPTQDKVAVVLAAGKGTRMKTDQPKVAVELNGKPLLLHVLDHLRASGVERIVVVVGYKKELVQNLCVGIPGITFAEQTEQLGTAHALLCAESQLNNFQGSVIVACGDVPMITAETFSNIVKEHKENEFSATILSAVVEKPTGYGRIIRNSSGDVTAIVEEKDSNAEEKLIKEINTGTYVFDGEGLFDSLRQIGNSNAQGEYYLPDLVKLYRNSGKKLGAMKLKNHLESHGVNSPEDLQMLSAMIKGEAVHP; encoded by the coding sequence ATGAAACCTACTCAGGATAAGGTCGCTGTGGTATTAGCCGCAGGGAAGGGCACCCGTATGAAAACGGATCAGCCTAAGGTAGCGGTGGAGCTGAATGGCAAGCCGCTACTTCTCCACGTACTCGATCACCTGAGGGCCTCCGGCGTAGAAAGAATCGTCGTCGTTGTAGGCTATAAAAAAGAATTAGTTCAAAATCTCTGTGTCGGAATTCCGGGCATTACTTTTGCGGAACAGACCGAACAACTCGGAACCGCTCATGCGCTTCTCTGCGCAGAATCTCAACTGAATAACTTTCAGGGTTCTGTGATCGTTGCCTGCGGCGACGTTCCCATGATCACCGCCGAGACTTTCTCCAATATCGTAAAAGAACATAAGGAGAACGAATTCTCCGCAACGATTCTTTCTGCGGTTGTGGAGAAACCTACCGGTTACGGAAGAATCATCCGTAATTCTTCCGGGGATGTTACGGCTATCGTGGAAGAAAAAGATTCCAACGCGGAAGAAAAACTCATCAAAGAAATCAATACGGGGACTTACGTTTTTGACGGAGAAGGTCTTTTTGATTCTCTCAGACAAATCGGAAACTCCAACGCTCAGGGAGAATATTATCTTCCCGACCTAGTGAAATTATATAGAAATTCAGGAAAGAAACTCGGTGCGATGAAATTAAAGAATCATCTTGAAAGTCATGGAGTGAATTCTCCCGAAGACCTGCAGATGCTTTCCGCTATGATCAAAGGGGAGGCCGTCCATCCATGA
- the ftsH gene encoding ATP-dependent zinc metalloprotease FtsH yields MNKNVKNVFFVLIIMMVVLIIAYNYENNAGATKDISYSDFLNMLEPVEGKKPLGKLYKGTVDKYNKIQIEKDVIEGFYIPAEYSESKTAKPVKFRTTVAPLDKDLIASLRRANVSFDARSAEEGKFWSVIGSNILLIVILIGLFWFIMMRQIQSTGNKAFSFGKSKAKMTVDPKVKITFEDVAGCEEAKEELVEIIEFLKDPKKFHAIGARIPTGVLLVGPPGTGKTLLARAVAGEAGVPFFSISGSDFVEMFVGVGASRVRDLFDQGKKNSPCIIFIDEIDAVGRLRGAGLGGGHDEREQTLNQMLVEMDGFEKNEGVIVMAATNRADVLDPALLRPGRFDRQVMVDLPDIKGREEILKVHSRKVPMTSDISLHSIARGTPGFTGADLANLINEGALLAARKNKKRVTQDELEEARDKVLMGPERKSFFMSEKEKEVIAYHEAGHAILGTLLPYTEPVHKVTIIPRGRALGLTQSLPKEDRHILPKTYWLDQIVVAMGGFIAEEFKFGVTSTGSSNDIQQASNIARKMVCEWGMSEKLGTVNYAGDQANVFVGRDMGHSNKYYSEEFAAMIDKEVREIVQTCLNKGRDLVRKNASKFEGLAKALLAKETISHDELMLIVHPASEDGAKKKPEKTVKSKKQNGIKTNPAYNAGME; encoded by the coding sequence ATGAACAAGAACGTAAAAAATGTATTCTTTGTCCTAATCATTATGATGGTCGTTTTGATCATCGCTTATAATTATGAGAACAATGCCGGCGCGACCAAGGATATCTCCTACTCCGACTTTTTGAATATGTTGGAACCGGTAGAGGGTAAAAAGCCTCTCGGTAAACTCTATAAGGGAACCGTTGACAAATACAACAAGATCCAGATCGAAAAAGACGTAATCGAAGGATTTTACATTCCGGCGGAATATTCTGAATCTAAAACCGCGAAACCGGTTAAGTTTAGAACGACCGTCGCTCCCCTGGATAAGGATTTGATCGCTTCATTAAGAAGAGCGAATGTTTCTTTCGACGCGCGTTCCGCCGAAGAAGGAAAATTCTGGAGCGTCATCGGAAGTAATATTCTTCTAATCGTTATACTGATCGGCCTTTTCTGGTTCATCATGATGAGACAGATTCAGTCTACTGGAAACAAAGCGTTCTCTTTTGGAAAATCCAAAGCGAAGATGACCGTCGATCCGAAAGTTAAAATCACTTTCGAAGACGTCGCGGGTTGTGAAGAAGCAAAAGAAGAATTAGTGGAAATCATAGAATTCTTAAAGGATCCGAAAAAATTCCACGCGATCGGCGCAAGAATCCCCACCGGTGTGTTGTTAGTGGGTCCTCCGGGAACCGGTAAGACATTGCTCGCAAGAGCGGTTGCAGGCGAAGCCGGAGTTCCATTCTTCTCCATCTCCGGTTCCGACTTCGTAGAAATGTTCGTGGGCGTGGGAGCTTCTCGAGTAAGAGACTTGTTTGATCAAGGTAAGAAGAATTCTCCTTGTATCATCTTCATCGATGAGATCGACGCGGTCGGTCGTCTGAGAGGCGCCGGACTCGGCGGAGGCCACGACGAACGAGAACAAACCCTGAACCAGATGCTCGTCGAAATGGATGGCTTTGAAAAGAACGAAGGTGTGATCGTGATGGCGGCCACAAACCGCGCCGACGTTCTCGATCCCGCTCTTCTTCGTCCGGGTCGTTTTGACCGTCAGGTGATGGTGGACCTTCCGGATATCAAAGGAAGAGAGGAAATTCTAAAAGTACATTCCCGCAAAGTTCCGATGACCAGCGACATTTCTCTTCACTCGATCGCGAGAGGAACCCCCGGTTTTACGGGAGCCGATCTCGCAAATCTCATCAACGAAGGTGCGTTACTCGCGGCTCGTAAGAATAAAAAGCGAGTCACTCAGGACGAACTCGAAGAAGCGCGCGATAAGGTTCTCATGGGACCGGAAAGAAAATCGTTCTTCATGTCCGAAAAAGAAAAAGAAGTCATCGCTTATCACGAAGCAGGTCACGCGATTTTGGGAACCCTTCTTCCTTATACCGAACCGGTTCACAAGGTTACGATCATTCCACGAGGACGCGCTTTGGGACTCACTCAGTCGTTACCGAAAGAGGACAGACATATTCTTCCAAAAACATATTGGCTCGATCAGATCGTAGTCGCTATGGGCGGGTTTATTGCGGAAGAATTTAAGTTCGGAGTCACTTCCACAGGTTCGAGCAACGATATCCAACAAGCGTCTAACATCGCACGGAAGATGGTTTGCGAATGGGGAATGTCCGAAAAACTCGGAACCGTAAACTATGCGGGCGACCAAGCCAATGTATTCGTGGGAAGAGACATGGGTCATAGCAATAAATATTACTCGGAAGAGTTTGCCGCGATGATCGATAAAGAAGTTCGTGAAATCGTTCAGACTTGTCTGAACAAAGGACGCGATCTGGTTCGTAAGAACGCTTCCAAGTTCGAAGGACTTGCGAAGGCCCTTCTTGCGAAAGAAACCATTTCCCATGACGAGCTGATGCTCATCGTTCATCCTGCGAGCGAAGATGGTGCAAAAAAAAAGCCGGAAAAAACGGTTAAATCGAAGAAACAAAACGGAATCAAAACAAACCCCGCGTACAACGCCGGAATGGAATGA
- a CDS encoding 50S ribosomal protein L25/general stress protein Ctc, producing the protein MSQNTIHKIAVKKRTETGKNENNRLRASGLVPINIIGAGTATSGAVNEKELEKMVHSGIRQSTLIELDVEGQGTHKVFVKEIQRFPEVDRIRHVDFYKVVPGQKIVTKIGIETTGVAKGSKTGGQFEHIIHELRVKTIPEDLLENLTIDVTDLDVGDAIKISQLKVPASWEILINGDPIVTSVNKTKALLAAERAEAQGAKDDAKGKKGKK; encoded by the coding sequence ATGAGCCAGAACACTATTCACAAAATCGCAGTTAAAAAAAGAACGGAAACCGGTAAGAACGAAAACAATCGTCTCCGTGCATCGGGTCTCGTTCCCATCAATATTATCGGAGCCGGTACCGCTACTTCGGGTGCGGTGAACGAGAAAGAATTGGAAAAGATGGTTCACTCCGGAATTCGTCAGTCCACTCTCATCGAGTTGGATGTGGAAGGACAAGGAACTCACAAAGTATTCGTAAAAGAAATCCAAAGATTTCCCGAAGTGGATAGAATCCGTCACGTCGACTTTTACAAAGTTGTTCCCGGTCAAAAGATCGTTACTAAGATCGGTATCGAGACAACCGGTGTTGCGAAAGGTTCTAAGACAGGCGGACAGTTCGAACACATCATTCACGAACTTCGTGTAAAAACGATTCCTGAAGATCTCTTGGAAAATCTCACCATCGACGTAACCGATCTCGATGTGGGCGACGCGATTAAGATCAGCCAACTCAAAGTTCCCGCAAGCTGGGAAATTTTGATCAATGGAGATCCGATTGTCACTTCCGTAAATAAAACCAAAGCTCTTCTCGCCGCGGAAAGAGCCGAAGCTCAAGGCGCGAAAGACGACGCTAAAGGCAAGAAAGGCAAAAAATAA